One window from the genome of Echinicola vietnamensis DSM 17526 encodes:
- a CDS encoding MotA/TolQ/ExbB proton channel family protein — protein sequence MKKLIALFMLTGMLISPVITKAQDTSEEASAGDTTEMMEEEAAAPAPAPVVTDDEVVVEEQPFHQIIKDKFIEGDPTFMTPVLICLILGLAVALERIITLNLATTNTKKLLAKVEDALDQGGIEAAKDVTKSTKGPVASIFTQGLMRYSEGIEMVEKSIIAYGSVEMGRLEKGLVWISLFISLAPMLGFMGTVIGMIGAFDSIEAAGDISPSLVAGGIKIALLTTVAGLIVAIILQLFYNYCVAKIDSLVNDMEDASITLVDILVKHKLTK from the coding sequence ATGAAAAAGTTAATCGCTTTGTTCATGCTTACCGGAATGCTTATTTCTCCGGTTATTACAAAAGCACAAGACACCTCAGAAGAAGCTTCTGCAGGAGACACTACTGAAATGATGGAGGAAGAAGCTGCAGCGCCAGCACCGGCTCCTGTAGTTACAGATGATGAGGTTGTAGTTGAAGAGCAACCATTCCACCAAATTATCAAGGACAAGTTCATTGAAGGTGATCCTACTTTCATGACTCCCGTATTGATCTGTTTGATTTTAGGTCTTGCAGTGGCATTGGAAAGAATCATCACGCTTAACCTGGCTACTACAAACACCAAAAAACTTCTTGCCAAAGTAGAAGATGCACTTGACCAAGGCGGTATTGAAGCTGCTAAAGACGTGACGAAGAGCACTAAAGGTCCAGTTGCTTCTATCTTTACACAAGGCCTGATGAGATATTCAGAAGGTATTGAAATGGTAGAAAAATCCATCATTGCTTATGGTTCCGTAGAAATGGGCCGTTTGGAAAAAGGATTGGTATGGATCTCCCTATTCATCTCTTTGGCTCCAATGCTTGGTTTCATGGGTACGGTAATTGGTATGATCGGTGCATTTGACTCTATCGAGGCAGCCGGTGATATTTCTCCTTCCCTAGTAGCAGGTGGTATTAAAATCGCCCTTTTGACTACAGTTGCTGGTTTGATCGTTGCGATTATCCTTCAGCTTTTCTATAACTATTGTGTAGCGAAGATCGACTCTTTGGTAAACGATATGGAGGATGCTTCCATTACTTTGGTTGATATCCTTGTGAAGCACAAACTGACCAAATAA
- a CDS encoding asparaginase, whose protein sequence is MNYKIVRLNTAAKSEIKSSVLIIYTGGTLGMAYDESGALVPFNFGQIMEKIPNLGNLNIAITVISFPEPIDSSNVNMQHWVDMAYIIYENYDTYDGFVVLHGTDTMAYSASMLSFMLKGLSKPVIFTGAQLPISAMRSDARENLMTSLEIAISQANGKPIVPEVCIFFNHMLLRGNRAKKMQSVHFDAFESENYPPLAESGIVIDYNYAAIKPYKEGVQLKYLNKLDKRVMILKLFPGITAEVIDSCFSIKGLRGVVLETYGSGNSPTEPWFIETVRKAVDRGIIILNVSQCNGGRVIQGRYETSKELKRLGVLSGGDITSEAAICKMMFLLANETDEDEIRRKLITPLAGEMSLTSK, encoded by the coding sequence ATGAATTATAAAATCGTAAGATTAAATACAGCGGCAAAAAGTGAGATAAAGTCCTCGGTACTGATCATCTATACAGGGGGAACCCTGGGGATGGCATATGATGAGTCGGGGGCTTTGGTTCCCTTTAACTTCGGCCAGATAATGGAGAAAATTCCGAATCTCGGGAATTTGAATATTGCCATTACCGTCATTTCATTTCCAGAACCCATTGATAGTTCCAATGTCAACATGCAGCATTGGGTGGATATGGCCTATATCATATATGAGAATTACGATACCTACGATGGATTTGTAGTGCTACACGGAACAGATACCATGGCTTACTCGGCATCCATGCTGAGTTTTATGCTCAAAGGACTGAGCAAGCCTGTTATTTTTACAGGTGCCCAGCTTCCCATCAGTGCCATGCGTTCAGATGCCCGGGAAAATTTAATGACTTCCCTGGAAATAGCCATTAGCCAAGCCAACGGTAAGCCCATCGTTCCTGAAGTGTGTATATTCTTTAACCATATGCTGCTGAGGGGAAACCGAGCCAAGAAAATGCAAAGTGTGCATTTTGATGCGTTCGAATCGGAAAACTATCCTCCCCTGGCGGAATCAGGCATCGTCATCGATTATAATTATGCAGCCATCAAACCCTATAAAGAAGGGGTGCAGCTCAAGTACCTCAACAAACTGGATAAACGGGTCATGATCCTGAAATTATTTCCCGGGATCACTGCAGAAGTGATCGACAGTTGCTTTAGCATTAAGGGGTTGCGAGGAGTGGTCTTGGAAACCTATGGCTCGGGAAACAGTCCGACAGAGCCTTGGTTTATAGAAACCGTCCGCAAAGCCGTAGACAGAGGCATTATTATCCTGAATGTTTCTCAGTGCAATGGCGGTAGGGTGATTCAGGGCCGGTACGAGACCAGCAAGGAATTGAAAAGATTAGGAGTGCTGAGCGGCGGGGACATTACCTCCGAGGCGGCCATTTGTAAGATGATGTTCTTATTGGCCAATGAAACGGACGAAGATGAAATCAGAAGAAAGCTGATCACACCCCTCGCGGGAGAAATGTCATTGACGAGCAAGTGA
- a CDS encoding TatD family hydrolase, translated as MQFIDTHAHIYSKKYDNDRDEVIERCKANGVNRIYMPNVDVESIDAMLEAEQRYPEMCIPMMGLHPCDVDKDFEKQLYVMEDWLSKRPFVAIGEIGTDLYWDKDSFELQKEALKIQVDWAKQKKLPIVLHCRESIDETIAIIGEMNDENLTGIFHCFTGSVEQAKEIIEMGFLLGIGGVSTFKNGGMDKVLPEIGLEQLVLETDGPYLAPVPHRGKRNSPEYIPIIAERVGDLTASTLEKVSEVTNANANKVFNRVEG; from the coding sequence ATGCAGTTTATTGATACCCACGCCCATATATATTCCAAAAAGTACGACAATGACCGTGATGAAGTAATCGAGCGGTGCAAGGCAAATGGAGTGAACCGCATCTACATGCCGAATGTAGATGTGGAGTCGATCGATGCCATGCTGGAAGCCGAGCAGCGCTATCCGGAAATGTGCATACCGATGATGGGCCTGCATCCTTGTGATGTGGATAAGGATTTCGAGAAACAGCTTTATGTCATGGAGGATTGGCTGTCAAAGCGGCCTTTTGTGGCGATAGGTGAAATCGGTACGGATTTATATTGGGACAAGGACAGTTTTGAACTTCAAAAAGAGGCCCTTAAGATCCAGGTGGACTGGGCGAAGCAGAAAAAGCTGCCCATTGTGCTGCATTGCCGTGAATCCATTGATGAGACCATTGCCATCATTGGCGAAATGAATGATGAAAACCTTACCGGTATCTTCCATTGTTTTACAGGATCAGTGGAGCAGGCAAAGGAAATCATTGAAATGGGGTTTCTTTTGGGCATAGGAGGTGTTTCTACCTTCAAGAACGGAGGGATGGACAAAGTGCTGCCTGAAATTGGTCTGGAGCAATTAGTGCTGGAGACCGACGGGCCTTACTTGGCTCCTGTTCCTCATAGGGGGAAGCGAAACTCTCCGGAATATATTCCGATCATAGCTGAACGAGTGGGGGATCTGACGGCTTCTACCTTAGAGAAGGTGTCAGAAGTGACTAATGCAAACGCGAACAAGGTTTTTAACAGGGTGGAAGGATGA
- a CDS encoding glycosyltransferase — MMLWVALAVVVILIAQDILLVYFFHARFKRHDEGLQWKEQLPTVSVIIPARNEIQVLPTCLAALSRLDYPSEKLQLLVADDQSIDGTGPMLEAWASEGANREKVKIEAKYTHLNGKANALAQMAQKASGELLLFTDADCEVNPMWVKAMVKAYTPKVGLVVGLTSVRRRGLFGRLQGQDWWLTLGMIKVTSDVGHLLTAVGNNMLISQEAYRRVGGFEGLPFSVTEDFVMGEAIKAAGFRPIFQFDQESLVLTKSETGLHALLRQRKRWMRGALNLPWFWQAVLALQVLFFPMVVIILFSTPLLGLGLWGCKLMFQVMFVRGLAKKANIYIPLWELFIFEVYYLVISWSTIVYYFWPSKVNWKERTY, encoded by the coding sequence ATGATGCTATGGGTGGCATTGGCGGTGGTCGTGATATTGATTGCACAGGATATTTTGCTGGTGTATTTTTTCCATGCCCGATTTAAACGGCACGATGAAGGTCTTCAATGGAAGGAGCAATTGCCTACCGTGAGTGTTATAATTCCCGCTAGAAATGAAATACAAGTTTTACCAACATGTTTGGCAGCATTGTCCCGCTTGGACTATCCTTCCGAAAAGCTCCAGCTACTTGTAGCAGATGATCAAAGCATTGACGGTACTGGTCCCATGTTGGAGGCATGGGCAAGTGAGGGGGCGAACCGGGAGAAAGTAAAAATAGAAGCCAAGTACACGCACCTCAATGGTAAAGCAAACGCTTTGGCCCAGATGGCCCAGAAGGCATCAGGAGAGTTGCTTCTCTTTACAGATGCGGATTGTGAGGTGAATCCGATGTGGGTTAAGGCCATGGTAAAGGCTTATACGCCGAAAGTGGGATTAGTGGTAGGGCTTACAAGTGTCCGAAGGAGAGGGCTTTTTGGACGGCTTCAGGGGCAAGATTGGTGGCTTACGTTGGGAATGATAAAGGTGACGTCAGATGTAGGCCATTTGCTGACGGCAGTCGGGAACAATATGCTGATCAGCCAAGAAGCCTATCGCCGTGTGGGCGGTTTCGAGGGGCTTCCATTTTCCGTTACGGAGGACTTTGTGATGGGTGAGGCCATCAAGGCAGCAGGCTTTCGTCCTATTTTTCAGTTCGATCAGGAGAGCCTTGTGTTGACTAAATCAGAAACAGGGCTACATGCCTTGTTAAGGCAGCGGAAGCGTTGGATGAGGGGTGCGCTGAACCTTCCGTGGTTTTGGCAGGCAGTACTTGCCCTTCAGGTACTTTTTTTTCCAATGGTGGTAATAATCTTATTTTCTACTCCCTTGTTGGGGCTGGGCTTATGGGGGTGCAAGTTGATGTTTCAGGTAATGTTTGTTAGGGGATTGGCAAAAAAAGCAAATATTTATATCCCTTTGTGGGAATTGTTTATTTTTGAAGTTTATTATCTAGTAATTTCATGGTCAACAATAGTGTATTATTTTTGGCCTTCGAAAGTTAATTGGAAAGAGAGAACATACTGA
- a CDS encoding polysaccharide deacetylase family protein produces the protein MVVHHVPKIVKWIFPKLTWNRSRQSPTIYLTFDDGPVPGVTDFVLDELAKWQIKATFFCVGDNVRKHPDLAKRIIKEGHQIGNHTYHHLNGSKTENVHYYQNVGKCSDTIFEVTGNYPTLFRPPYGRIKGKQAAFLGNDYEVVMWDVLSGDYDQGQSPETCLQKTIQYTQNGSIVLFHDQQKTAEVIKKVLPEYLRFVREKKLQAELL, from the coding sequence ATGGTCGTCCATCATGTGCCCAAAATAGTGAAATGGATCTTTCCAAAACTCACTTGGAACAGGAGTCGCCAAAGTCCTACTATTTACCTGACCTTTGATGATGGTCCCGTTCCGGGTGTCACGGATTTTGTCTTGGACGAATTGGCAAAGTGGCAAATAAAGGCTACGTTTTTTTGTGTGGGTGATAATGTGCGCAAGCATCCGGATTTGGCCAAAAGGATCATCAAAGAGGGACATCAGATTGGCAATCATACCTATCACCACTTGAATGGCTCCAAGACAGAAAATGTCCACTATTATCAAAATGTCGGAAAGTGTAGCGATACGATTTTTGAAGTGACCGGAAACTATCCGACATTATTTCGCCCACCATATGGAAGGATCAAGGGAAAGCAGGCTGCATTTCTGGGAAATGATTACGAAGTGGTCATGTGGGATGTGCTTTCCGGTGATTATGACCAAGGCCAGTCCCCTGAAACCTGTCTGCAAAAAACCATTCAGTATACCCAAAACGGGTCGATTGTATTGTTCCATGACCAGCAAAAAACGGCTGAAGTAATCAAGAAAGTATTGCCAGAGTATCTAAGATTCGTCAGGGAGAAGAAACTTCAAGCAGAACTGTTATGA
- a CDS encoding PP2C family protein-serine/threonine phosphatase → MTTETLKYQRKELELKALLEITQAINENKDESVLLNIFKFTCLVHLNIKALVLYVANQEGFAERVKHGVKQNLPALIPHGDVDDNREIGKLNLVMPPEYSFTELDIYVPVYHKDKMLAILLLKTKDSDKDLDLDFTQALTNILVVALENKRFARRQLEQERLKKEVEIASNVQRMLFPSVLPEADRLKAKVTYFPHSTVGGDYYDLIKKSENEVFFCIADVSGKGMPAALLMSNFQAALRTLLRSSSDLKMITEQLNYTIFENTHGERFITFFLGYYNYKTQTLKYINAGHNPPVLCRENEGESELLDAGTTILGAFPELPFLEVGKRYGLGCFTIHLFTDGLTEVFNAQNEEYGDERFVGFVNRNMAVDPEQFHEDFFSEWNAFAGGEPRRDDITLLSMRFK, encoded by the coding sequence TTGACTACAGAAACCCTCAAATACCAACGAAAAGAGTTAGAGCTGAAAGCCTTGCTGGAGATCACACAGGCGATCAATGAAAACAAGGACGAGTCAGTCCTGCTCAATATCTTTAAGTTTACCTGCTTGGTGCATTTGAATATCAAGGCCTTGGTGCTTTATGTGGCCAATCAGGAGGGATTTGCGGAAAGGGTCAAGCATGGGGTCAAGCAGAACCTGCCGGCACTGATTCCTCATGGAGATGTGGATGATAACCGTGAAATCGGCAAGCTTAACTTGGTGATGCCTCCAGAATATTCCTTTACCGAGCTGGATATTTATGTGCCCGTTTATCATAAGGATAAAATGTTGGCCATTTTACTATTGAAAACCAAAGATAGCGACAAGGACCTAGACTTGGATTTTACCCAGGCGCTGACCAATATCCTGGTGGTGGCCTTGGAGAATAAACGCTTTGCCAGAAGGCAGTTAGAGCAGGAACGACTAAAGAAAGAGGTGGAAATTGCCAGCAATGTACAGCGTATGCTGTTTCCGTCAGTTCTGCCAGAGGCCGACCGCCTAAAGGCCAAAGTGACGTACTTTCCCCATAGTACCGTGGGGGGAGATTATTACGATCTGATCAAGAAATCCGAAAACGAGGTGTTTTTTTGCATAGCGGATGTTTCCGGAAAAGGGATGCCTGCAGCCCTGTTGATGTCCAATTTCCAAGCAGCTTTAAGGACCCTGCTAAGGAGTTCTTCAGATCTGAAAATGATCACCGAACAACTGAATTATACCATTTTTGAGAATACCCATGGAGAACGGTTTATTACTTTCTTTTTGGGTTATTATAATTACAAGACCCAAACCCTCAAGTACATCAATGCCGGGCATAACCCTCCAGTACTTTGCAGGGAAAACGAAGGTGAAAGCGAACTGCTGGATGCTGGCACTACTATTCTTGGAGCATTTCCAGAGTTGCCGTTTTTGGAGGTAGGGAAGCGTTATGGGCTGGGCTGTTTTACCATTCACCTGTTTACCGATGGCCTTACAGAGGTGTTCAATGCCCAAAATGAGGAATATGGAGACGAGCGGTTTGTGGGTTTTGTCAATAGGAACATGGCTGTAGACCCGGAACAATTTCACGAGGATTTTTTCAGCGAGTGGAATGCATTCGCAGGGGGAGAGCCTCGAAGGGATGATATCACATTACTAAGCATGCGATTTAAATAA
- a CDS encoding glycosyltransferase, producing MNLLPILLFAALLVYLLSLAILSSKWKWRRAKNERIQGGVDYPVTLLVPFRNEKKNLPGLLRNLAGLSYPNLQIILIDDHSEDGGGDQVEAWILAENKHNFKLISGQGQGKKAAIEQGVVMANANIILTTDADCTLSADWVQNMLRAFDDPSVQMVAGPVMTKGGDGTFDHFQQIDWASILLMTNFFFSIKKPVMCSAANMGYRKEAFYHIKGYQGNHGNPSGDDSYLLEKIYQRFGHQAIRYLASSNVLVKTHPVGSISGFLEQRSRWASKWNKHQFWQNAGGAVLSAFLSLASICSILLLLTGPIGVAMFAVYWFLKLLFEYFVLRKVLNTYEIPLSVGNLFLASVLHPIYVILVAFRSFLVKSRWKGRK from the coding sequence ATGAATCTTTTGCCAATTTTATTATTTGCAGCACTGCTCGTCTACCTGCTTTCGCTGGCAATATTGTCATCAAAATGGAAATGGAGGCGTGCCAAAAACGAGCGGATCCAGGGCGGGGTGGATTATCCTGTGACGCTATTGGTGCCTTTTCGAAATGAGAAGAAAAACCTGCCGGGATTGCTGCGTAACTTGGCAGGCCTCAGTTATCCCAATTTACAAATTATCCTTATCGATGATCATAGTGAAGATGGCGGGGGCGATCAGGTGGAGGCTTGGATCTTGGCAGAGAACAAGCATAACTTTAAATTGATTTCCGGGCAAGGTCAAGGAAAAAAGGCTGCTATCGAACAAGGCGTGGTCATGGCCAATGCCAATATCATCCTGACCACTGACGCGGATTGCACCCTCTCGGCAGATTGGGTACAAAACATGCTGCGGGCTTTTGATGATCCTTCGGTGCAGATGGTGGCAGGGCCAGTGATGACCAAGGGTGGAGATGGGACGTTTGACCATTTTCAGCAGATTGATTGGGCGAGTATCTTGCTGATGACCAATTTCTTTTTCAGTATCAAAAAGCCCGTCATGTGCAGTGCTGCCAACATGGGCTATCGCAAGGAAGCTTTTTACCATATAAAAGGCTATCAGGGGAATCATGGGAACCCTTCTGGGGATGATTCTTACTTATTGGAAAAAATCTACCAGCGGTTTGGCCATCAGGCTATCCGCTACCTGGCCTCTAGCAATGTGTTGGTGAAAACCCATCCCGTGGGAAGCATTAGTGGATTTCTGGAACAGCGATCCCGCTGGGCCAGCAAGTGGAACAAGCATCAGTTTTGGCAAAATGCCGGTGGAGCCGTGTTAAGTGCATTCCTGTCATTGGCCAGCATTTGCAGTATTTTGCTTTTGCTGACAGGCCCCATAGGAGTGGCAATGTTTGCAGTATATTGGTTTTTAAAGCTATTATTTGAGTATTTTGTGCTTAGAAAGGTGCTTAATACCTATGAGATACCATTGTCGGTTGGCAACTTGTTCTTGGCGAGTGTTTTACACCCGATTTATGTGATATTGGTTGCATTCCGTTCTTTCTTGGTAAAGTCCAGATGGAAAGGAAGGAAGTGA
- the ruvC gene encoding crossover junction endodeoxyribonuclease RuvC, with product MSKIAKKDVKEQIILGIDPGTNVMGYGLVLVKGNKYEPLQFGVIHLKKYGSHELKLKKIFERVTGIIDEFLPDKVALEAPFYGQNVQSMLKLGRAQGVAMAAALARDIPIAEYSPKKVKQSVTGNGNASKEQVAEMLKTLLHIDVPKLLDATDALAVALCHHFHDGRLQTRGRTAGWKAFLDENPGRIK from the coding sequence ATGAGCAAAATAGCGAAAAAGGACGTGAAAGAGCAAATCATTTTGGGAATAGATCCAGGGACAAATGTGATGGGATATGGCCTGGTACTGGTGAAAGGCAACAAATACGAACCCCTTCAGTTTGGCGTGATCCACCTCAAAAAATACGGCTCTCATGAGCTGAAGCTCAAAAAGATCTTTGAACGGGTCACGGGGATCATCGATGAATTCTTGCCCGACAAGGTCGCCCTGGAAGCCCCTTTTTACGGCCAAAACGTTCAATCCATGCTCAAACTTGGCCGCGCCCAAGGAGTGGCCATGGCCGCGGCTTTGGCCCGGGATATTCCTATCGCGGAATACTCTCCCAAAAAAGTCAAACAGTCCGTCACCGGCAACGGAAACGCCTCCAAGGAACAGGTGGCAGAAATGCTCAAAACCCTTCTGCATATCGACGTCCCCAAGCTCTTGGATGCCACTGATGCGCTGGCCGTGGCATTGTGCCACCACTTTCACGATGGCCGCCTGCAGACCCGCGGCCGAACGGCAGGTTGGAAGGCCTTTCTTGATGAAAACCCCGGCAGAATCAAGTAA
- the thiL gene encoding thiamine-phosphate kinase — MSDKRTEIGEIGEFGLIDRLHEKIKVRHADTLKGIGDDAAVLDAGDKVKVVTTDLLLEGVHFDLSYAPLHHLGFKAVAVNISDIAAMNAIPKQITVSIALSNRFAVEAVEALYAGINAAAEHYNIDVVGGDTTSSRSGLVISITAIGEVEKGKEVYRSGAKENDIVCVTGDLGGALMGLQVLEREKEVFMANPNMQPQLEKYTLVTGRQLKPDARMDIIHELRELGVVPTAMLDVSDGLASELFHICKQSKVGVTIYEDKLPIDKQTYDTAVEFNIDPITCVLNGGEDYELVFTIDQNDFSKLEKHPDVHFIGHITKAESGKFMVTKSETAVELKAQGWVHFPEGGKSS, encoded by the coding sequence ATGAGCGATAAGAGAACAGAAATCGGAGAAATAGGAGAGTTTGGGCTGATCGATCGGCTCCATGAAAAGATAAAAGTTCGCCATGCAGACACCCTTAAAGGGATCGGAGACGACGCAGCGGTGTTGGATGCAGGTGATAAGGTGAAAGTGGTGACCACGGATTTGTTGTTGGAAGGGGTTCATTTTGACCTTTCCTATGCGCCATTGCACCATTTGGGTTTTAAGGCGGTAGCCGTGAATATTTCGGATATCGCCGCGATGAATGCCATTCCGAAGCAGATTACAGTGAGCATTGCCCTGAGCAATCGGTTTGCCGTGGAAGCAGTGGAGGCACTTTATGCAGGGATCAATGCTGCTGCCGAGCACTATAACATAGACGTCGTGGGAGGAGATACGACTTCAAGCCGATCTGGGCTGGTGATTTCCATTACGGCCATTGGCGAAGTGGAAAAAGGGAAGGAAGTATACCGTTCAGGCGCCAAGGAAAATGACATTGTCTGTGTTACCGGTGATCTGGGTGGAGCATTGATGGGCCTACAGGTTTTGGAACGAGAGAAAGAGGTCTTTATGGCCAATCCAAACATGCAGCCCCAGCTGGAGAAGTATACTTTGGTGACGGGAAGACAGCTGAAGCCGGATGCCCGGATGGACATCATCCATGAACTTCGGGAGCTTGGGGTAGTACCCACGGCCATGTTGGATGTTTCCGATGGGTTGGCATCAGAGCTGTTCCATATCTGTAAGCAATCAAAAGTGGGCGTAACCATTTATGAAGACAAGTTGCCGATAGACAAGCAGACTTACGACACCGCCGTGGAGTTCAATATCGATCCGATTACCTGCGTACTGAATGGAGGAGAAGATTACGAGTTGGTGTTCACGATAGACCAAAATGACTTTTCAAAGCTGGAGAAGCATCCTGATGTCCATTTTATCGGTCATATTACCAAGGCGGAAAGCGGTAAATTCATGGTCACCAAGAGTGAAACGGCAGTGGAGTTGAAGGCACAGGGATGGGTGCATTTTCCTGAAGGAGGAAAATCATCATAA
- the mce gene encoding methylmalonyl-CoA epimerase, protein MRKIEHLGIAVKDLKKSNELFSRLFGKEAYKEERVEDEGVLTSFFQVGDVKIELLEATAPDSPIAKFIDKRAEGVHHVAFAVDDIYAEMDRLKKAGFEILNDVPKKGADHKLVVFLHPRSTNGVLVELCQDDVK, encoded by the coding sequence ATGAGAAAAATCGAACATTTGGGAATAGCGGTAAAGGACCTTAAAAAATCCAATGAGTTGTTTTCCAGGCTGTTTGGAAAAGAAGCTTACAAAGAGGAGCGTGTGGAAGACGAGGGAGTATTGACTTCATTTTTTCAAGTGGGAGATGTCAAGATCGAACTGCTCGAGGCGACTGCCCCTGACAGTCCGATTGCTAAATTTATTGACAAAAGGGCTGAAGGGGTGCATCATGTGGCCTTTGCGGTGGATGATATTTATGCAGAGATGGACAGGCTAAAAAAAGCGGGCTTTGAAATACTCAATGATGTCCCAAAAAAAGGGGCGGATCATAAATTAGTTGTATTTTTGCATCCCCGCAGCACAAATGGTGTGTTGGTGGAGTTGTGCCAAGATGATGTTAAGTAG
- a CDS encoding HesB/IscA family protein, with product MIIVSDQAKERIKELRQEEGRKESENIRVSVKGGGCSGLMYDLGFDESITDSDQVFEDKGVKIVVDKKSLLYLAGTTLEFSDGLNGKGFQFVNPNASRTCGCGESFSI from the coding sequence ATGATCATCGTTTCAGACCAAGCGAAAGAGCGGATTAAAGAGTTGAGACAGGAAGAGGGCCGAAAGGAAAGCGAAAACATCCGGGTATCTGTCAAAGGCGGTGGCTGCTCTGGACTCATGTACGACCTGGGTTTTGATGAAAGCATCACCGACAGTGATCAGGTATTTGAGGACAAAGGCGTCAAGATTGTCGTGGACAAAAAGAGCCTGCTCTATTTGGCCGGCACCACCTTGGAGTTTTCTGATGGCCTGAACGGCAAAGGCTTTCAGTTTGTAAACCCCAATGCCTCCAGAACCTGCGGCTGCGGAGAAAGTTTCTCGATCTAG
- the gcvT gene encoding glycine cleavage system aminomethyltransferase GcvT gives MENTIKKIALNDKHIELGGKMVPFAGYHMPVRYSSDKEEHNTVRNGVGVFDVSHMGEFMVTGPHALALIQKVTSNDAAKLVIGQAQYSCLPNETGGIVDDLLVYKMDEEKYLLVVNASNIEKDWNWINQHNDMGAALENISDEMSLFAVQGPKAVETLQKVTPVNLDEVKFYHFTVGEFAGKKDVIISGTGYTGAGGFEIYVKNEDALDVWNAIFEAGEAAGIKPIGLGARDTLRMEMGYCLYGNDIDDTTSPLEAGLGWITKFTKDFINSENLKKQKEEGVTRKLVGFKFKDKGIPRAHYPIVNEAGKQIGEVTSGTMSPSMNIGIGLGYVEKAYAKPGTEIAITVRNKNLAAVVEKLPLLKK, from the coding sequence ATGGAAAATACGATTAAAAAAATTGCGCTGAACGACAAGCACATTGAACTGGGCGGAAAGATGGTGCCATTTGCAGGATATCATATGCCTGTGCGCTATTCTTCCGACAAAGAAGAACATAATACCGTCCGTAATGGCGTGGGGGTCTTTGATGTGTCCCACATGGGAGAATTTATGGTCACCGGTCCCCATGCGCTGGCGCTGATCCAAAAAGTCACTTCCAATGATGCTGCCAAACTGGTCATTGGCCAGGCGCAATACTCTTGCCTTCCCAACGAAACAGGAGGAATCGTGGATGACCTGCTCGTGTACAAAATGGACGAAGAAAAGTACCTGCTTGTGGTCAATGCTTCCAATATCGAAAAGGACTGGAACTGGATCAACCAACACAATGACATGGGCGCAGCATTGGAAAACATCTCCGATGAGATGTCCCTCTTTGCCGTCCAAGGTCCCAAGGCCGTCGAAACACTCCAAAAAGTGACTCCTGTAAACCTCGACGAGGTGAAGTTTTACCATTTTACCGTTGGGGAATTTGCAGGCAAAAAAGACGTGATCATCTCTGGCACTGGATATACTGGCGCTGGCGGATTTGAAATATATGTCAAAAACGAAGATGCGTTGGACGTATGGAATGCCATCTTCGAAGCAGGTGAAGCCGCAGGCATCAAGCCCATCGGCCTGGGAGCCCGCGACACTTTGCGCATGGAAATGGGCTATTGCCTTTATGGCAATGACATCGACGACACCACTTCTCCTTTGGAAGCGGGGCTCGGATGGATCACCAAGTTTACCAAGGATTTCATCAACAGCGAAAACCTGAAAAAACAAAAAGAAGAAGGTGTCACCAGGAAGTTGGTAGGCTTTAAATTTAAGGACAAAGGCATTCCCAGGGCCCACTATCCCATTGTCAATGAAGCTGGCAAGCAAATCGGTGAAGTAACGTCCGGCACCATGTCGCCCAGTATGAACATCGGCATCGGTTTGGGTTATGTGGAAAAAGCTTATGCCAAACCGGGAACGGAAATTGCCATCACCGTAAGAAATAAAAACTTGGCAGCTGTAGTAGAAAAGCTGCCGTTGCTTAAAAAATAA